Proteins encoded together in one Neobacillus sp. FSL H8-0543 window:
- a CDS encoding MFS transporter, whose amino-acid sequence MEHMEQLCLDTGDKKKKSSSGGKKKSTEVSKQKWAILSLSSIPLVMTLGNSMLIPVLPSMEKKLSITSFQTSMVITVYSIVAIFLIPVAGYLSDHIGRKKVIIPSLIIAGIGGLISGWAAWKIDNPYWLILAGRALQGVGAAGAMPIVLPLVGDMFKSDDDVSSTLGLIETSNTFGKVLSPVLGAFLAGFFWFLPFFSFPVFCFISVLMMIFLVKCPKTTSKPIPFKQFFINVKKTFTEKGSWLYAIFFIGGILMLVLFGILFYLSEIFETVYGIKDMKKGFFLALPLGALCLASFISGKVIKENKVLMKWITFWGIIATALSIAALWFSIKLWFLLSMFLISGVGIGVGLPCLDALITAGIEKEERGTISSIYSSMRFIGVAAGPPIIAVLMKHSTAWIFISLSSLSIIAAFIALIKIKPGTHGEQ is encoded by the coding sequence ATGGAACACATGGAACAATTATGCCTTGATACAGGGGATAAGAAAAAAAAATCGTCTTCAGGCGGGAAGAAGAAGTCTACTGAGGTTTCAAAGCAAAAGTGGGCAATTCTTTCACTATCTTCCATTCCATTAGTTATGACATTAGGGAATTCGATGCTCATTCCGGTATTACCATCAATGGAAAAAAAATTATCCATTACTTCCTTTCAAACCAGTATGGTTATTACTGTTTACTCGATTGTAGCCATCTTTTTAATTCCTGTGGCCGGATATTTATCAGATCACATTGGCAGAAAGAAGGTCATTATCCCTAGTCTCATTATAGCTGGAATTGGCGGATTGATATCCGGTTGGGCTGCTTGGAAGATAGATAATCCATATTGGTTAATATTAGCTGGACGTGCCCTTCAAGGTGTCGGTGCAGCTGGGGCAATGCCCATTGTTCTACCTCTCGTAGGAGATATGTTCAAAAGTGACGATGACGTAAGCAGCACACTTGGTTTAATTGAAACCTCTAACACTTTTGGGAAGGTATTAAGTCCTGTATTAGGGGCCTTCTTAGCAGGATTTTTCTGGTTTTTACCGTTTTTTTCTTTTCCAGTCTTTTGTTTCATTTCAGTCCTGATGATGATTTTTTTAGTCAAGTGTCCGAAAACTACATCGAAACCAATTCCTTTTAAACAGTTCTTCATCAATGTGAAGAAGACATTTACTGAAAAAGGATCTTGGTTATATGCTATATTTTTTATCGGCGGAATTCTCATGCTAGTTCTTTTTGGGATTTTATTTTACCTCTCAGAGATTTTTGAAACAGTATATGGTATAAAAGATATGAAAAAAGGCTTCTTTCTTGCCTTACCGCTTGGTGCACTTTGTTTAGCATCTTTTATTAGCGGAAAAGTTATTAAGGAAAATAAAGTGTTAATGAAATGGATAACCTTTTGGGGAATCATCGCTACAGCACTCTCCATTGCTGCCCTATGGTTTTCAATCAAACTTTGGTTTTTGTTAAGTATGTTTTTAATTAGCGGTGTAGGGATTGGTGTTGGTCTCCCTTGTCTAGATGCCTTGATTACGGCAGGCATAGAAAAGGAAGAGCGTGGGACCATATCCTCAATTTATAGTTCAATGAGATTTATCGGAGTAGCTGCCGGCCCTCCGATTATTGCCGTGCTGATGAAACACTCTACCGCATGGATATTCATATCACTTAGTAGCCTTAGTATAATTGCAGCATTCATTGCCTTAATAAAAATTAAACCTGGAACACATGGCGAGCAATAA
- the mnmH gene encoding tRNA 2-selenouridine(34) synthase MnmH, protein MRELTVEELENIQNPVIIDIRSPIEFKDGAIPGAINIPLFSNEEREEIGTIYKKEGQAIARWRAMELVSPKIPNLLQQIKETLTDNSELIIHCWRGGMRSKAVVTFLEFAGLYAMRLVGGYKAYRQFILKQIPTMIPEKAIVLHGLTGVGKTEVLKNLKNLGYPILDLEEMAGHRGSIFGTIGLGDGHNQKTFDSLLYKGLQEIEGFNYLIMEAESKRIGKTIQPEELMVKKMKGINLHLHTSLNHRVDHLVHEYVIPFENEPWYEKKISEGIDRILRRMRDTEIKKQLIHTLKVRNYPEMIAILLEKYYDPRYEHALMDYEGQFIDIFTDGIDEATAKVISQIEKLMNEDQKAFEGKV, encoded by the coding sequence ATGAGAGAACTTACAGTAGAGGAATTAGAAAATATACAAAACCCCGTTATTATTGATATCCGGTCACCTATTGAGTTTAAAGACGGTGCCATTCCGGGAGCAATTAACATCCCATTATTTTCAAATGAGGAAAGAGAAGAGATTGGTACCATTTATAAAAAAGAGGGACAAGCTATTGCAAGATGGCGAGCAATGGAATTAGTATCTCCTAAAATACCTAACCTACTCCAGCAAATTAAGGAGACTCTTACAGACAACAGTGAGCTAATTATTCATTGCTGGCGTGGCGGAATGCGCAGTAAAGCCGTTGTTACTTTTTTAGAATTTGCAGGTCTTTACGCAATGCGCTTAGTTGGCGGATATAAAGCCTACCGCCAATTTATACTTAAGCAAATTCCAACGATGATTCCTGAAAAAGCCATTGTACTGCATGGACTGACAGGGGTAGGAAAGACAGAGGTTTTAAAAAACTTAAAAAATTTAGGCTACCCAATATTGGACCTTGAAGAAATGGCTGGCCATCGTGGTTCTATTTTTGGAACAATTGGCTTAGGTGACGGACATAATCAAAAGACATTTGATTCCCTATTATATAAGGGATTGCAGGAAATTGAAGGCTTTAACTATTTGATTATGGAAGCGGAAAGTAAGCGAATTGGTAAAACCATTCAGCCTGAAGAATTAATGGTGAAGAAAATGAAGGGGATTAATCTGCACCTTCACACATCGCTTAATCATAGGGTTGATCATTTAGTCCATGAATACGTCATCCCATTTGAAAATGAGCCTTGGTACGAGAAGAAGATATCTGAGGGCATTGATAGGATACTAAGACGAATGAGGGATACTGAAATTAAAAAGCAGTTAATTCATACTTTGAAAGTGAGAAATTATCCTGAAATGATTGCTATTTTGTTGGAAAAGTATTATGATCCCCGTTACGAACACGCGCTGATGGATTATGAAGGTCAATTCATTGATATTTTTACTGATGGGATTGATGAGGCTACGGCTAAAGTAATTTCCCAAATCGAGAAATTAATGAATGAAGACCAAAAGGCATTTGAAGGAAAGGTATAA
- a CDS encoding phosphoribosylanthranilate isomerase has product MKVKICGISDIETARAAVEYGADAIGFIFAQSKRKITKEKAKEIVAQLPKDVLKVGVFVNEVKEVIEDIANQVGLTHIQLHGDEKDDFCQSLSLPVIKGFSIRNIASLQAIDKFTCEYILLDGPKGKYSGGNGLAFDWSIIPPTAFGGKRVILAGGLNEENILPAILEVNPDMVDVSSGVETDGVKDLNKIKTFITMAKGAN; this is encoded by the coding sequence ATGAAGGTAAAGATTTGCGGTATTAGTGATATTGAAACGGCTAGGGCTGCAGTCGAATATGGTGCAGATGCGATTGGATTTATTTTTGCACAAAGCAAAAGAAAAATCACAAAAGAAAAGGCAAAAGAAATCGTAGCCCAACTTCCAAAGGATGTCCTCAAGGTTGGAGTCTTCGTCAACGAAGTAAAAGAAGTGATTGAAGACATAGCTAATCAGGTTGGCCTTACCCATATACAACTACATGGTGATGAAAAGGATGACTTTTGCCAGTCACTTTCACTGCCAGTAATAAAAGGTTTTAGTATACGAAATATAGCAAGTTTACAGGCTATCGACAAATTTACCTGTGAATATATTTTACTTGATGGCCCAAAAGGGAAATACAGTGGAGGAAATGGATTGGCATTTGATTGGAGTATCATCCCGCCAACAGCATTTGGCGGAAAAAGGGTAATTCTAGCTGGGGGATTAAATGAAGAGAATATTTTGCCGGCAATCCTGGAAGTGAATCCGGATATGGTAGATGTCAGCAGTGGGGTAGAGACAGATGGGGTAAAGGATTTAAACAAGATAAAAACATTCATTACTATGGCAAAGGGAGCCAATTAG
- a CDS encoding 4Fe-4S binding protein: MSVLTKWLESLHVETIITSKCTRARNRKSTCSYCLEQCKHEAIVFKEHLLVIDTNKCTMCGACMIACPLSGIEGLAANRVFEKGSLLFDHTYTPSLKELLIYKKRGMKLIEAGQTLINQEWESVVAEANERLTMLGETEIHITMKSCSEKLSRRALFGNFQTEGKQLAKSLTPASWQMEPDGWKLSKYFPGYQFFSVELNTNDCTLCQACFSLCPEDVFTINETTLQIDNGKCVNCTSCTDICPENAIQIREDLKRKNEREEMFQKKQCESCGQTFNTFQIGTEKCHVCINRDSEWLSPY; the protein is encoded by the coding sequence ATGTCAGTACTCACAAAATGGCTTGAAAGCTTGCATGTAGAAACAATAATTACATCAAAATGTACAAGAGCAAGAAACCGTAAATCAACATGTAGCTATTGTTTGGAGCAGTGTAAGCATGAAGCAATTGTTTTTAAAGAGCATTTACTAGTAATCGATACGAATAAATGTACAATGTGCGGTGCTTGCATGATAGCCTGCCCGCTTTCGGGAATTGAGGGTTTAGCAGCAAACAGAGTTTTTGAAAAAGGGAGTTTATTATTTGACCATACCTACACACCTTCCCTAAAAGAATTGCTTATTTATAAAAAAAGAGGGATGAAATTGATTGAAGCGGGGCAAACGCTGATAAATCAAGAATGGGAATCAGTTGTTGCAGAAGCGAATGAGCGGCTGACCATGCTTGGTGAAACGGAAATACACATAACCATGAAATCTTGTAGTGAGAAATTATCGAGAAGAGCACTGTTTGGAAACTTTCAAACAGAGGGGAAACAACTAGCAAAAAGTCTCACACCTGCCTCCTGGCAAATGGAGCCAGATGGCTGGAAACTTTCAAAGTATTTTCCTGGTTATCAATTTTTCTCAGTTGAATTAAACACAAATGATTGTACGCTATGTCAGGCGTGTTTCTCGCTTTGCCCAGAGGATGTTTTTACGATAAATGAAACCACTCTGCAAATTGATAACGGAAAATGTGTAAATTGTACTTCATGTACAGATATTTGCCCTGAAAATGCGATTCAAATAAGAGAAGATCTGAAAAGGAAAAATGAAAGGGAAGAAATGTTCCAGAAGAAGCAATGTGAAAGCTGCGGGCAAACGTTTAATACTTTTCAAATCGGAACGGAAAAATGTCACGTCTGTATAAATCGCGACTCTGAGTGGTTAAGTCCATATTAG
- the trpA gene encoding tryptophan synthase subunit alpha — translation MNRIEKTFIELKKKNRKAFIPYIMAGDGGLECLVERLVTLEKFGATVIEVGVPFSDPVADGPTIQRAGIRALENGTTLRGIIAEIAKARKEVSIPIVLMTYLNPIYSFGIAEFVHSIELAGVDGCIIPDLPIEEEEIIAPSLEEAGLELIRLVTLTTSIERIRTISNKGKGFLYTVTVKGITGTRKDFDAKVGQFLESVKAASSLPVVAGFGISNESQIVELSSHCDGVVVGSKIVDLFNKNDLSGLESLMSVLSPAKNIL, via the coding sequence ATGAATCGAATCGAAAAAACTTTTATTGAATTAAAAAAGAAAAATAGAAAAGCATTTATCCCATACATAATGGCAGGGGATGGCGGCTTGGAATGTTTAGTTGAGAGATTGGTGACTCTAGAAAAGTTTGGTGCAACGGTGATTGAAGTAGGGGTCCCCTTCTCTGATCCAGTTGCAGATGGTCCTACGATACAACGCGCAGGAATTCGAGCATTAGAGAATGGTACGACTTTAAGAGGAATTATCGCTGAGATTGCGAAAGCGAGAAAGGAGGTTAGTATCCCCATTGTCTTGATGACTTATTTAAACCCCATCTATTCCTTTGGTATTGCTGAATTTGTCCATTCGATTGAACTAGCTGGTGTGGATGGCTGTATTATTCCTGACCTTCCCATAGAAGAAGAGGAAATTATTGCCCCGAGTCTTGAGGAAGCAGGATTGGAATTAATTCGCCTTGTTACCTTAACAACTTCAATAGAGCGAATTAGGACAATATCAAATAAAGGAAAAGGCTTTTTATATACTGTTACAGTTAAGGGTATTACAGGTACGAGAAAGGATTTTGATGCTAAGGTAGGTCAATTTTTAGAAAGTGTAAAAGCTGCAAGCTCTCTGCCTGTAGTTGCTGGCTTTGGAATATCCAATGAAAGTCAAATTGTTGAATTATCCTCTCATTGTGACGGGGTAGTTGTAGGCAGTAAGATTGTTGATTTATTCAATAAAAATGATCTCAGCGGTTTAGAAAGCTTAATGTCTGTTTTAAGTCCTGCAAAAAACATATTATAA
- a CDS encoding aminodeoxychorismate/anthranilate synthase component II, giving the protein MILLIDNFDSFTFNLFQYLGELGEEVKVFRNNQLTIEEIEELCPKAIILSPGPGKPEEAGICIEVIQRLYKKIPILGICLGHQAIGAAFGAEIRRAKYIKHGKTSFITHDQCELFNCLSSPLEVMRYHSLTVEETSLPEDLKCISLADDDNEVMALKHRQYPIFGLQFHPESIGTPSGKKILKNFLVEIERKRKNEKLFTPIG; this is encoded by the coding sequence ATGATCCTTTTAATAGATAATTTTGATTCCTTTACCTTTAACCTTTTTCAATATTTAGGTGAATTAGGCGAGGAGGTAAAGGTCTTTCGGAACAATCAGTTGACCATTGAAGAGATTGAAGAATTATGTCCGAAAGCAATCATTCTTTCACCAGGTCCTGGAAAGCCAGAAGAGGCTGGTATTTGCATTGAAGTCATCCAAAGACTTTATAAAAAGATACCGATATTGGGAATCTGTCTGGGACATCAAGCAATAGGAGCAGCCTTCGGTGCTGAAATACGCAGAGCAAAATATATAAAACACGGAAAAACCTCATTTATTACTCATGATCAGTGCGAGTTATTTAACTGTCTGTCGTCACCATTAGAAGTGATGAGATATCATTCCTTGACGGTTGAAGAGACTAGTCTGCCTGAAGATCTTAAATGTATCTCACTTGCAGATGATGACAATGAGGTAATGGCGTTAAAACATAGACAGTATCCAATTTTCGGTTTGCAATTTCATCCTGAATCAATTGGTACCCCTTCTGGGAAAAAAATTCTAAAAAACTTTTTAGTTGAAATAGAAAGGAAGCGAAAAAATGAAAAACTTTTTACTCCAATTGGCTGA
- a CDS encoding DMSO/selenate family reductase complex B subunit, with translation MAQIGFYINQSLCLGCKACSVACKDKNNTEVGVNFRRVYTYEEGSFIQQPTNGMVQNVKSFYFSIACNHCKHPKCLPNCPTGAIIKRKEDGIVTIDQDICAGTQLCVAACPYGGPQYNKETFKTNKCNFCMDLQEKGEDPVCVATCPMGAIEYGPIDELRKKYGDISQIKGMPKANITNPNLVITPHKDAKI, from the coding sequence TTGGCTCAAATTGGTTTTTACATAAATCAAAGCCTTTGCCTTGGCTGCAAGGCATGTAGTGTGGCGTGTAAGGATAAAAATAATACAGAGGTTGGTGTTAATTTTCGTAGGGTTTATACGTACGAAGAGGGATCCTTTATTCAACAGCCAACAAATGGAATGGTTCAAAATGTGAAGTCGTTTTATTTTTCAATCGCTTGTAATCATTGTAAACACCCTAAATGCCTGCCGAACTGTCCTACAGGAGCAATAATCAAGCGAAAAGAAGACGGTATTGTTACGATCGATCAAGATATTTGTGCAGGAACACAATTATGTGTGGCAGCATGCCCATATGGTGGGCCTCAGTATAATAAAGAGACATTTAAAACAAATAAATGTAACTTCTGTATGGATCTACAGGAAAAGGGAGAAGACCCTGTCTGTGTCGCTACCTGCCCGATGGGTGCAATTGAATACGGACCGATTGATGAATTAAGAAAAAAATATGGTGATATCAGTCAGATAAAAGGTATGCCGAAAGCTAATATTACCAATCCAAATCTCGTAATTACACCACATAAAGACGCGAAAATATAA
- the sda gene encoding sporulation histidine kinase inhibitor Sda, with translation MKIMSNELLVVSYRDALKSGNEKEWIKILRDEINRRGLKPIKN, from the coding sequence TTGAAAATTATGAGTAATGAGCTGCTGGTCGTTTCGTATCGGGATGCATTAAAGTCTGGTAATGAAAAGGAATGGATAAAGATATTAAGAGATGAAATAAACAGACGTGGATTGAAACCAATCAAAAATTAA
- the trpE gene encoding anthranilate synthase component I, with protein MLIKNGIYLEKLKGDTITPISILQKISGNKKFLLESSHKYHDSGRYSFIGADPAFELISTGEHNQILYRNGEKKILFGKPLELLKTLMPASEIDEEFFPFLGGAVGYVGYDIIRHFEEIGEEYPNGLDMPDVHLMFYEEVIVYDHLEENISICGIPLLENSNHEFIKKRIQQRIEELKKPEFYQEEELFTFSGFQSDSTKEAFIKNVEIAKEHIKAGNIFQVVLSRRMKSPFQGTPLSLYRRHRAHNPTPYMFYIEFEGYTVIGSSPESLIKTRNNHIIANPIAGTKRRGKTSDEDKRIEKELLTDEKELAEHKMLVDLGRNDLGKVCEFGSVKLEKYMEVEKFRHVMHLVSEISGELTNDHSPLDALASCLPAGTVSGAPKIRAMELINVLEKSKRGLYSGAIGYLSANGNIDFALAIRTMVLKEGVAYIQAGAGIVHDSNPESEYEETINKLKAFLEGGK; from the coding sequence ATGTTAATAAAAAATGGAATTTATTTAGAAAAGCTAAAAGGTGATACCATCACCCCAATTTCAATTTTACAAAAAATTAGTGGTAATAAGAAATTCCTATTAGAGAGTTCACATAAATACCATGATTCTGGACGGTACTCTTTCATAGGTGCTGATCCGGCGTTCGAACTCATATCCACTGGTGAGCATAACCAAATCCTTTATCGGAATGGCGAAAAGAAAATATTATTCGGCAAACCACTAGAATTGTTAAAGACACTAATGCCTGCAAGTGAGATTGATGAAGAGTTTTTCCCTTTTTTAGGCGGGGCGGTTGGTTATGTTGGTTACGATATAATTCGGCATTTTGAAGAAATAGGTGAGGAATATCCAAACGGCTTAGATATGCCTGATGTCCATTTAATGTTTTACGAAGAAGTGATTGTTTATGATCATCTTGAAGAGAATATTTCAATTTGTGGCATTCCACTCTTGGAGAACAGTAATCATGAATTTATTAAAAAGAGGATTCAGCAAAGAATTGAAGAATTGAAAAAGCCTGAATTTTATCAAGAAGAAGAGCTTTTTACATTTTCGGGTTTCCAATCGGATAGTACAAAGGAAGCATTTATTAAAAATGTTGAGATTGCCAAGGAACATATCAAGGCTGGAAATATTTTCCAGGTGGTACTTTCAAGGCGGATGAAGTCACCATTCCAAGGTACACCCCTATCGCTTTACCGCAGGCACCGTGCTCATAACCCAACTCCGTATATGTTTTATATCGAATTTGAGGGGTATACAGTTATCGGTTCTTCTCCGGAAAGCTTGATTAAAACAAGGAATAACCATATTATTGCAAATCCAATTGCAGGGACAAAAAGAAGAGGAAAAACAAGTGACGAGGATAAGAGGATTGAAAAAGAATTGTTAACAGATGAAAAAGAATTAGCTGAGCATAAAATGCTGGTGGATCTCGGCAGAAATGATTTAGGCAAGGTTTGTGAATTTGGCTCAGTGAAGCTTGAAAAATATATGGAGGTTGAAAAATTCCGCCATGTCATGCACCTTGTCTCCGAAATAAGCGGGGAACTTACAAATGATCACAGCCCCCTTGATGCGCTTGCTTCCTGTTTGCCAGCGGGTACTGTGTCCGGGGCTCCTAAAATCAGGGCAATGGAATTGATTAATGTACTAGAAAAGTCTAAACGCGGACTCTATTCGGGTGCCATCGGTTACTTATCAGCCAATGGGAATATTGATTTTGCTTTAGCGATTCGAACAATGGTTTTAAAAGAAGGTGTAGCCTATATTCAGGCAGGTGCAGGGATTGTTCATGACTCCAATCCTGAATCGGAATATGAAGAAACGATAAATAAATTAAAAGCCTTTTTGGAGGGTGGAAAATGA
- the trpB gene encoding tryptophan synthase subunit beta — MTSYILPNEKGHFGLFGGRFVPETLMKAVLELETAYTIAKKDPQYNAEIQRLLTDYVGRETPLYLAENLTNHADGAKIYLKREDLNHTGSHKINNAIGQALLAVRMGKRKVVAETGAGQHGVATATVCALLNLECIIFMGEEDIKRQALNVFRMELLGAKVVSVTSGSATLKDAVNEALRYWVEHVDDTHYLLGSVMGPHPFPVMVRDFQSVIGKETKEQFLRIEGKLPDAVVACIGGGSNAMGMFYPFIEDEQVGLYGVEAAGQGIETDFHAASLTKGRPGVLHGALMYLLQNQDGQIQEAHSISAGLDYPGVGPEHSHLKDSGRAAYHSIKDTEALEAFQLLSKLEGIIPALESAHAIAFAVKLAANMHKTEQIVVCLSGRGDKDVDTVKLRLKGERQI, encoded by the coding sequence ATGACATCATATATACTGCCGAATGAAAAGGGCCATTTTGGGTTATTTGGAGGAAGATTTGTACCAGAAACACTAATGAAAGCAGTGCTTGAATTAGAAACGGCTTACACGATTGCTAAGAAGGATCCCCAGTACAATGCCGAGATTCAAAGATTATTAACCGATTATGTTGGTAGAGAGACGCCGCTATATTTAGCTGAAAACTTAACTAATCATGCAGACGGTGCAAAAATTTACCTTAAAAGAGAGGATTTAAACCATACTGGTTCACATAAAATTAACAACGCCATTGGGCAGGCACTCCTAGCAGTGAGAATGGGAAAAAGAAAAGTTGTCGCAGAAACAGGTGCAGGACAACATGGAGTGGCAACGGCCACCGTTTGTGCTTTATTAAATCTGGAATGTATTATCTTTATGGGTGAGGAAGATATCAAGCGCCAAGCATTAAATGTTTTCCGGATGGAACTGCTTGGGGCAAAAGTGGTTAGTGTCACTTCCGGCAGTGCGACCTTAAAGGATGCCGTTAACGAAGCACTTAGATATTGGGTTGAGCATGTTGATGATACTCACTATCTTTTAGGATCTGTTATGGGTCCGCACCCGTTTCCTGTTATGGTTAGAGATTTTCAAAGTGTTATAGGGAAGGAAACAAAAGAGCAATTCTTGAGGATTGAAGGAAAGCTTCCTGATGCTGTTGTTGCATGTATCGGTGGGGGGAGCAATGCAATGGGAATGTTCTATCCTTTTATTGAGGATGAACAGGTAGGGCTATATGGCGTCGAAGCCGCGGGTCAGGGGATTGAGACAGATTTCCATGCTGCATCACTGACAAAAGGTCGTCCAGGCGTCCTACATGGAGCCTTGATGTATTTATTACAGAATCAAGATGGGCAAATTCAAGAAGCACACTCAATCTCAGCGGGACTTGATTATCCCGGAGTCGGCCCTGAGCATAGCCATTTAAAGGATAGCGGGCGTGCAGCATACCACTCGATAAAAGATACAGAGGCACTTGAAGCCTTCCAGCTTTTATCAAAGCTTGAAGGTATTATCCCAGCTCTTGAGAGCGCACATGCGATCGCATTTGCCGTCAAACTAGCAGCCAATATGCACAAAACGGAGCAGATAGTTGTCTGCTTATCTGGACGGGGTGATAAAGACGTAGATACAGTGAAATTAAGATTGAAAGGAGAAAGACAAATATGA
- the trpC gene encoding indole-3-glycerol phosphate synthase TrpC encodes METILERILKQKHIEVEKLQKLKPEKIERKPKRSLIKKLQNADELAIIAEFKRASPSKGMINNSVEPAAQAKVYEKYGASAISVLTDTTFFKGSFTDLAEVREVVELPILCKDFIIDPLQIDQAASKGADIILLIVAALEESKLLELYHYASSLDLEVLMEVHNLDEVEVAIKMGARLIGVNNRDLKTFNVMLEVTENLASRVKESGAFLISESGIHQQEDVNRVRKAGANGVLVGEALMKSTDIKQAFHDFRLPIAGGLKK; translated from the coding sequence GTGGAAACAATCTTAGAACGAATCCTAAAGCAAAAACATATAGAGGTTGAAAAGCTTCAGAAATTAAAACCAGAGAAAATCGAACGGAAGCCCAAGAGGTCATTAATAAAAAAACTGCAAAATGCAGATGAACTTGCGATAATTGCAGAATTTAAACGGGCATCACCTTCCAAAGGAATGATTAATAATAGTGTGGAGCCAGCTGCACAGGCGAAGGTTTATGAAAAATATGGTGCCTCAGCCATTTCGGTGCTTACGGATACAACCTTCTTCAAAGGTTCTTTTACAGATTTAGCAGAAGTAAGGGAAGTGGTTGAACTCCCCATCCTATGTAAGGATTTTATCATTGACCCGCTTCAAATTGATCAGGCAGCATCTAAGGGTGCTGATATCATTTTATTGATTGTGGCAGCTTTGGAGGAAAGCAAGTTGCTGGAACTTTATCACTATGCTAGCAGCCTTGATTTAGAGGTATTGATGGAGGTTCATAATCTTGACGAAGTAGAAGTAGCAATTAAAATGGGAGCAAGGTTAATTGGTGTAAACAATCGTGATTTGAAGACGTTTAATGTAATGCTTGAGGTAACTGAAAATTTGGCATCGAGGGTTAAAGAATCTGGTGCATTTTTAATCAGTGAAAGCGGTATTCATCAGCAGGAGGATGTAAATCGGGTCAGAAAAGCGGGGGCAAATGGGGTCTTAGTGGGTGAAGCACTGATGAAAAGTACAGATATCAAACAAGCATTTCATGATTTTCGGTTGCCAATTGCTGGAGGATTAAAAAAATGA
- the trpD gene encoding anthranilate phosphoribosyltransferase, whose product MKNFLLQLAEHKSLSENEMKAAFGMILGEEASESEIAAFLMGLKSKGETVEEITGIVRALKENTLSFKKRLPNVLDNCGTGGDGSSSFNISTTSAFVIAGAGIPVAKHGNRSISSKTGSADVLEYLGINLNVPAERTEEILQEIGITFLFAPHVHPKLKNVMTVRKQLRIPTIFNFIGPLTNPIDLDYQLLGVYRRDLLTVFAEVLQKLGRKRATVVNGAGFMDEASLQGENHLTVLENGVISIQSFFPEEIGLPQYENSCIKGGDSQENADILLKVLKGEKGAYRDTVLLNAGLGIFTTGKTATIQEGIHLAKEIIDSGAALEKLNLLIEKSHSDQREAI is encoded by the coding sequence ATGAAAAACTTTTTACTCCAATTGGCTGAACATAAATCGTTATCAGAAAATGAAATGAAAGCTGCGTTTGGCATGATATTGGGTGAAGAAGCCTCGGAAAGTGAAATTGCCGCATTTTTAATGGGATTAAAATCAAAAGGAGAAACAGTTGAAGAGATTACAGGAATTGTTAGAGCACTAAAGGAAAATACTCTTTCTTTTAAAAAAAGGCTTCCAAATGTCCTGGATAATTGCGGAACTGGCGGGGATGGATCATCGAGTTTTAATATAAGTACAACATCTGCTTTTGTTATTGCTGGCGCGGGAATTCCTGTTGCCAAGCATGGAAACAGAAGCATTTCCAGTAAAACTGGGAGCGCGGATGTCCTCGAGTATTTAGGAATAAATTTAAATGTACCTGCCGAAAGGACAGAAGAAATTCTTCAAGAAATCGGGATTACGTTTTTATTCGCTCCCCATGTCCATCCAAAGCTAAAAAATGTTATGACCGTACGAAAGCAGCTTAGAATACCAACCATTTTTAATTTTATTGGGCCGTTAACTAACCCAATTGACTTAGATTATCAATTGCTTGGAGTATACCGTAGAGACCTGCTAACCGTATTTGCAGAGGTGCTTCAAAAACTAGGCAGGAAACGGGCTACAGTTGTCAACGGTGCAGGCTTTATGGATGAGGCCTCACTGCAGGGTGAAAACCACCTAACCGTATTAGAAAATGGTGTGATTTCCATTCAGTCCTTTTTTCCTGAAGAAATAGGATTACCGCAATATGAAAACAGCTGTATAAAGGGCGGTGATTCCCAAGAGAATGCTGATATTCTCTTGAAAGTACTAAAAGGTGAAAAAGGTGCATATCGCGATACTGTCTTACTAAATGCTGGGCTTGGGATTTTCACCACTGGTAAAACCGCAACAATCCAAGAGGGCATCCATTTAGCCAAGGAAATCATTGACTCAGGTGCTGCCCTTGAAAAATTAAACTTATTAATTGAAAAATCACATTCAGATCAAAGGGAGGCGATATAG